A segment of the Candidatus Rickettsiella isopodorum genome:
CTGATTGTTTTTATAGAACTTTAATTAAAGCAGAGGCAGTCGAGAGTATGATTAACAGTCAGGCACTCGACGGTTGATAGCTGTTTGCTTTAAATGATGGAATTTGCATAAATAAATTCATTTCAGCTCTTGACCCATGCTACCTCTGCTATTACTATACGCCCTGCACATGAAGATGCGAAACCGCAGGTTTATGTGCCGTCCTCTCGCGGTGAAGATTTTGTAAGAGGTGAAATTATTCTCTTATTAAAATGGCTGAGCATCAGCATTGCTAGTGTTAGCCATGTGATAGGGTTACCCTATCACAAAAAAGTTAGGGAATTCGTATCTTCAAACGAGCGGTACAAGGGGCCTTACGGCTTAAATTCCCCGATAGCTCAGCTGGTAGAGCAAATGACTGTTAATCATTGGGTCACAGGTTCGAGTCCTGTTCGGGGAGCCAGTATCATTAAAGATTTTGTAACTAGACTCAGCGTGAGTGTTGGCCAGTGCCTCCAAAAGTATGGTGAGGTGGCAATACAGTCAAATTCAAGTGTGAGAGTATAGACATACATGTCAGATAGTCATTTGGAGAGTATAATGTACGCAGTTATTTCAACTGGTGGGAAACAATATAAAGTCGCTGAAGGCGAAATTATTAAGCTAGAAAAGCTATCGGCAGAGGTCGGCGAAATCGTTGAATTTCCGGTGTTGCTTCTTGCTAATAAAGCCAACGTTAGAGTGGGCTCACCTTATTTAGCTGAATCAAAAGTTAAAGCGTCTATCATAGAGCATGGTCGTGGTGATAAGGTCACCATTATTAAGTTTCGACGGCGTAAGCATCATAGAAAGCAAATGGGTCACCGACAACATTATACAGCAGTAAAAATTACCCAGATTTTATAGAGGTATCACCATGGCACACAAGAAAGCAGGCGGTAGTACACGCAATGGTCGCGATTCACACTCAAAACGCTTAGGGGTAAAACACTTCGGTGGCGAATCGGTTAAAGCAGGAAACATTATTATCCGTCAACGAGGAACACATTACCATGCAGGTAATAATGTAGGAATTGGCAAGGACCACACCTTATATGCCTTAGTGCAAGGCGTAGTTAAGTTTGCTCGTAAAGGGGCTAAATTAAGATGTTATGTGAATGTGGTTCCTGCATTAGCAGAATCAACTGAACGTATTTGAAACAAAAATAGCTTTTATGGTTACCC
Coding sequences within it:
- the rpmA gene encoding 50S ribosomal protein L27; the protein is MAHKKAGGSTRNGRDSHSKRLGVKHFGGESVKAGNIIIRQRGTHYHAGNNVGIGKDHTLYALVQGVVKFARKGAKLRCYVNVVPALAESTERI
- the rplU gene encoding 50S ribosomal protein L21, which encodes MYAVISTGGKQYKVAEGEIIKLEKLSAEVGEIVEFPVLLLANKANVRVGSPYLAESKVKASIIEHGRGDKVTIIKFRRRKHHRKQMGHRQHYTAVKITQIL